The genomic stretch GCCACCGCATACCCATACACGCCGCACAGAAGTATATTTTTACTTTGATGTGCCAGCAGCCCAGCGTGTGTTCCATTTTATGGGGCAACCCCAGGAAACCCGGCATCTGGTCATGGCCAATCATGAAGCCGTTATCTCGCCTCCCTGGTCGGTTCATTTCGGATGCGGTACCAGTCATTACGGATTTATCTGGGGAATGGCAGGTGAAAACCAGGTGTACAATGATATGGATGTAGTGGAAGTAAAATCTGTTTTGTAAGTCAAACCATCAAAATTGTATTGGATTTAAAAAAACGAAGCTATATGTCAAAAAAAGTTGTCACGTTTGGAGAAATCATGCTGCGGCTTTCCACTCCCGGCTATCAGCGTTTTGTGCAGGCTGAACGGTTTGACGTCACCTATGGCGGAGGGGAAGCCAATGTAGCTGTAGCGCTTTGCAATTATGGTTTGCAAGGAACCTTTGTGACCAAGGTGCCCAATAATCCCATTGGACAGGCGGCCATCAATCACTTGCGGCGGTATGGAGTGGATACGCAATACATAGCGCGCGGAGGAGAAAGGCTGGGCATTTATTTTTTGGAAACAGGAGCTTCCATGCGTGCCTCGCAGGTGATCTACGATCGCGCTCATGCTGCCATTGCCGAAGCCGGACCGGAAGATTTTGATTTTGACCGGATTCTCGATGGAGCCGTTTGGTTTCACACCACAGGCATTACGCCGGCATTGAGCGACAAAGCAGCTGCGTTAACCGAACAGGCACTGAAAACAGCCCGGGCCAAGGGTATCACAACCAGCATTGACCTGAATTACAGGAAAAAATTATGGAGCAAAGAAAAAGCCCGGGAAGTGATGACCCGGCTCTGCCAGTATGTGGATGTGTGCATTGGCAATGAAGAAGATGCAGAAGCTACACTGGGTTTCAAGGCAAAAGGAACCGATGTTACCAAAGGCGAGCTGAATCTGGAAGGATACCAGGATGTATTTCGCCAGATGCGGGAAAAGTTTGGTTTCAAATACATTGCTACCTCCCTGCGGGAAAGCTATAGTGCCAGCGATAATGGCTGGAGCGCCTTGTTATACGACGGAAATGAATTTTACCACACCAGAAAATATGAAGTCCGCATCGTAGATCGTGTGGGCAGTGGCGATAGCTTTGCCAGCGGATTTATTTACGGGCTAATTACGGGCATGGATATGCGGCAGGCTGCCGAGTTTGGGGTAGCAGCATCGGCCCTAAAGCACACTATTCCCGGCGATATGAATCATGCTACGCTGGAAGAAGTTTTGCAGCTTATGAAAGGCGATGCCAGCGGAAGAGTTCAGAGATGATGGTTTCAAAAGTTTAAAATCACATTGGAAAATGGCCAACAGACAACAGATCACAGAGCATATTCTTCGGCAGGGTATTTTACCCCTGTATTTTCATGCAGACGAGGCTGTCAGCACGGAGGTGCTTCGGGCTATCTACCGGGCCGGCATCCGGGCGGTGGAATATACCAACCGCGGAGAGACCGCTTTCCGGAACTTTCGTACACTGATCACCATTCGCAACCAGGAAATGCCCGATATGTGGTTGGGCGTGGGCACCATTAAACAGCTGAAAGAAGCCGAGCAATATGTGGCAGCAGGAGCCGATTTTTTGGTGAGCCCTGGTTATCTGCCTGAGGTGGCTGGTTTTGCTATCGGGCATGATTTGCTTTATGCGCCCGGATGCATGACACCTACAGAAATCATGGCTGCTGAAAACCAGGGATTGCAGCTGATTAAGCTGTTTCCCGGCAGTCTGTTGGGTCCGGAATTCGTCAGCAGCATCCGCGATATTTTCCCGAAGCTGTGGTTTATGCCTACCGGTGGCGTGGATACCACCAAGGAAAATCTGGAACGCTGGTTCAAGGCAGGGGTCAGTGCCGTGGGCATGGGCAGTAAACTCATCAGCAAAAAACTGATGGAACAGCGCGATTACGCTACCATCGAAAAGCTTACCCGGGAAGTATTGCAAACCATTCACGATATCAAAAACCAACAATCATGAGTCTGGAACCACGGGTGGCCGATACGCTTGCGGAGAAAGTACGTCCTTTTCGCTGGCGTATCCTGGCCCTGCTCTTTATTGCCACTACCATCAACTACATGGACCGCAGCATCATCGGTGTATTGGGGCCTACTTTGCGCGATTATATTTTTCACTGGAGCAATACGCAGTACAGTTATATCAATATCTCTTTCATGATTGCCTATGCCGTAGGTATGCTGATCATGGGAGGTATTATTGATCGGGTAGGTACAAGAGCCGGATATGCCATATCTATTGGCATCTGGAGCTTTTTCAGCCTGATGCATGCCTTTGTCAACCGCACCATGGGCTGGATTGGCTTTGCTGTGGCGCGTTTTGGACTGGGTATTGGCGAGTCGGGTAATTTTCCGGCCTGTATCAAAACTGTAGCTGAATGGTTTCCAAAAAAGGAGCGGGCATTGGCCACAGGCATTTTCAATGCAGGCAGCAATGTGGGGGCGGTACTGGCTCCATTGGTCATTCCCCTGATCGTAAGCAACACGGGCAGGCACTGGCAATATGCCTTTTGTGTGACTTTCGTTTTCAGTATGATTTGGGTTATCATTTGGCTTACCACCTATCGCAAACCTGAAAAGCACCGCAAGGTATCCAAACAGGAACTGTCCTACATTTTAAGCGATTCAGAGGCGGAAAGTGACGAGCGCATTTCCTGGTGGCGGGTATTGCCGCTCAGGGAAACCTGGGCATTTGCCGTAGCCAAGCTGCCTGATGCCGTTTGGTGGTTTTATCTGTTCTGGGGAGGTTTTTTCTTGAATCATCAGTTTGGATTGGAACTCAAAGGATTGGCTTTGCCACTGATCATCATTTACCTAATGGCCGATCTGGGAAGCATTTTCGGAGGATGGCTTTCTTCCTTTTTTATCAAGAAAAAGCACTGGCCCATCAATCGTGCACGCAAAACTGCCATGCTTATCTGCGGGATTATTATCCTGCCGGTGGTGTTTGCCACCCAAACGCACAACGAATGGCTGGCTGTATTCCTGATTGGACTCGCCGCTGGTGGGCATCAGGCATGGTCGGCCAATGCGTTTACACTGGCATCGGATGTATTTCCCAAGAAAGCAACGGCTTCTGTGGTGGGTATTGGTGGCATGATAGGTGCGCTAGCCAGTGTGGCGGCCAATTTCGGATTGGGACATGTGCTGGATCAGAGTGAAAAAAGCGGGTATTTTGTGGCCTTCTTAGTTGCCGGCAGTTTATATCTGGTGGCCTTGTTTTTCATTCATCTCATCATGCCTCATATGACACCTCGCGATGAGCAGCTGCAGTATGTTTCATCGGCCAAAACCGAAAAGACTGATTCGTAGGTTATTTTCCGAAAACGGCGTCCTTCAGCTGATTTTTTCTACCCGGCCTTCCTGCAGCCTGTAGCGGATTCCGCTTTCTGGGCAAACGGCCCATCCTTTTGCATCAAACTGAAGGCGATGACCATAGGAGCTTACCCAGCCTGCCTGCCGCGCCGGACAGCCCACCATCAGTGCATAGGCCGGCACGTTGTGCGTTACGACAGCTCCGGCACCAATAAATGCATAGCTCCCAATTTCAAGGCCGCAAATAATAGTTGCATTCGCCCCGATGGTAGCCCCTTTTCGTACGATGGTGGTCTGATATTGATCCTTGCGGCTGATTTCGCTGCGAGGATTGCGTACATTGGTGAATACACACGAAGGCCCAAGAAACACATCATCTTCAATGATCACACCGGTGTAAAGCGATACATTGTTCTGGATTTTTACCCCATTACCCACAATTACACCCGAAGCAATAAAAACGTTCTGGCCAATATGGCATGAGCTGCCGATGTGGGCACCCGCCATAAGGTGCGAAAAATGCCAGATTCTGGTGCCTTCACCAATGACGCAGCCCTTATCCACAACAGCGGTTGGGTGGATCATGATATCAAGAGAATCATGCATAACAGGATCTATCTCTGATGCAAAAATCTATCAAAACCAACGGAAAAACCACTGCAAAACAGGTGCAAATCCCCGGAAAATGGATTCTGATTTGCTTTGAGTGATGCAGATCATTACCTTTGCTACCCGATGTCTCTCTCGGTCAAACACCTGCTGGGCATTCGCGATCTTACTGCTGAAGATATTGAAATTATTTTTCAAACTGCCGATCAGTTTAAAGAAGTATTGAACCGGCCTATCAAAAAAGTGCCCACCCTGCGCGATACTACGGTGGTGAATTTATTTTTTGAGAATTCAACCCGCACACGGATTTCCTTTGAGCTGGCCGAGAAAAGGCTTTCTGCCGATGTGGTGAATTTTTCGGCAGGTGTATCTTCGGTAAAAAAGGGGGAAACGCTGATTGATACCGTGCACAATATTCTGGCCATGAAGGTTGATATGGTCGTGATGCGGCATTCGGCCAGTGGTGCGCCCCACTTTCTGGCACGACATATCCCGGCCAGCGTGATCAATGCCGGCGATGGCATCAATGAACATCCCACGCAGGCCTTGCTCGATGCCTATTCCATCCGCGAAAGGTTGGGGGAGGTGAAAGGCGTGCGGGTGGCTATCATCGGTGATATCATGCACTCGCGGGTAGCCTTGTCCAACATCTACTGCCTGAAAAAATTAGGTGCAGAAGTAATGGTGGCCGGCCCGCCCACGCTGATTCCGAAATACATAGAGGAAGCCCTGGACGTAAGGGTTTGTTATCATGTTAAAGATGCATTGGCCTGGTGTGATGTAGCTAATGTGCTGCGGATACAGCTGGAACGGCAAAATCGCCCGCTTTTTTCCTCGCTGCGCGAATACAATTTGTATTATGGCATCAAACGCAGCTGGATCGATGCGCTTCAGAAACCTATCGTAATCATGCATCCCGGGCCTATCAACCGGGGAGTAGAACTGGATTCGGAAGTGGCAGACTCACCTCAATCCATCATCCTGCAGCAGGTTGAAAACGGCGTGGCTATCCGGATGGCCGTCTTGTATTT from Thermoflavifilum aggregans encodes the following:
- a CDS encoding sugar kinase; this encodes MSKKVVTFGEIMLRLSTPGYQRFVQAERFDVTYGGGEANVAVALCNYGLQGTFVTKVPNNPIGQAAINHLRRYGVDTQYIARGGERLGIYFLETGASMRASQVIYDRAHAAIAEAGPEDFDFDRILDGAVWFHTTGITPALSDKAAALTEQALKTARAKGITTSIDLNYRKKLWSKEKAREVMTRLCQYVDVCIGNEEDAEATLGFKAKGTDVTKGELNLEGYQDVFRQMREKFGFKYIATSLRESYSASDNGWSALLYDGNEFYHTRKYEVRIVDRVGSGDSFASGFIYGLITGMDMRQAAEFGVAASALKHTIPGDMNHATLEEVLQLMKGDASGRVQR
- a CDS encoding bifunctional 4-hydroxy-2-oxoglutarate aldolase/2-dehydro-3-deoxy-phosphogluconate aldolase, which encodes MANRQQITEHILRQGILPLYFHADEAVSTEVLRAIYRAGIRAVEYTNRGETAFRNFRTLITIRNQEMPDMWLGVGTIKQLKEAEQYVAAGADFLVSPGYLPEVAGFAIGHDLLYAPGCMTPTEIMAAENQGLQLIKLFPGSLLGPEFVSSIRDIFPKLWFMPTGGVDTTKENLERWFKAGVSAVGMGSKLISKKLMEQRDYATIEKLTREVLQTIHDIKNQQS
- a CDS encoding MFS transporter, with amino-acid sequence MSLEPRVADTLAEKVRPFRWRILALLFIATTINYMDRSIIGVLGPTLRDYIFHWSNTQYSYINISFMIAYAVGMLIMGGIIDRVGTRAGYAISIGIWSFFSLMHAFVNRTMGWIGFAVARFGLGIGESGNFPACIKTVAEWFPKKERALATGIFNAGSNVGAVLAPLVIPLIVSNTGRHWQYAFCVTFVFSMIWVIIWLTTYRKPEKHRKVSKQELSYILSDSEAESDERISWWRVLPLRETWAFAVAKLPDAVWWFYLFWGGFFLNHQFGLELKGLALPLIIIYLMADLGSIFGGWLSSFFIKKKHWPINRARKTAMLICGIIILPVVFATQTHNEWLAVFLIGLAAGGHQAWSANAFTLASDVFPKKATASVVGIGGMIGALASVAANFGLGHVLDQSEKSGYFVAFLVAGSLYLVALFFIHLIMPHMTPRDEQLQYVSSAKTEKTDS
- a CDS encoding acyltransferase, encoding MIHPTAVVDKGCVIGEGTRIWHFSHLMAGAHIGSSCHIGQNVFIASGVIVGNGVKIQNNVSLYTGVIIEDDVFLGPSCVFTNVRNPRSEISRKDQYQTTIVRKGATIGANATIICGLEIGSYAFIGAGAVVTHNVPAYALMVGCPARQAGWVSSYGHRLQFDAKGWAVCPESGIRYRLQEGRVEKIS
- a CDS encoding aspartate carbamoyltransferase catalytic subunit; protein product: MSDADHYLCYPMSLSVKHLLGIRDLTAEDIEIIFQTADQFKEVLNRPIKKVPTLRDTTVVNLFFENSTRTRISFELAEKRLSADVVNFSAGVSSVKKGETLIDTVHNILAMKVDMVVMRHSASGAPHFLARHIPASVINAGDGINEHPTQALLDAYSIRERLGEVKGVRVAIIGDIMHSRVALSNIYCLKKLGAEVMVAGPPTLIPKYIEEALDVRVCYHVKDALAWCDVANVLRIQLERQNRPLFSSLREYNLYYGIKRSWIDALQKPIVIMHPGPINRGVELDSEVADSPQSIILQQVENGVAIRMAVLYLLAGKKESFS